In the Rhodothermaceae bacterium genome, CGCAGATCATTCTCTGCCTGCTCAATGCTCTTGTCCGCATTCGTTTCAGCGAGTCTTGCCTGTTCACGTTTTTCTGCCTCAGCAACCCGTGCTGCAGCAATAATATGTGCAGACTGTTGACGCCCGATTGCATCTAGATATCCTGCATCATCTTCGACACTCTGGATTTTCATGGTATCCAGTTGTAATCCTAGGTTACTTAAGTCAATGTCGGCCTCGGCTAAGAGCTCTTTGGCAAATTTCAGTCGATCTTCATTCACTTCTTCCGGTGTGAGCGTTGCCAATACTCCCCGTAAATTACCTTCCAGGGTTTCTTTCGCAATCATCTGGATTTCATGCGGGTCTTTACCCAGAAGCCGCTCAACGGCGTTCGCAAGCTCCGATTCGTTGGAGGCGACCTTCACGTTGGCAATCGCCCGCACAGTGAGCGGAATGCCTCCTTTGGAATACGCATTCTGAACCGTCAAGTCCAAAGGAATGGTGTTCAGGCGAATCCTATCAACCTGCTCCAAAAGAGGAATTCTGAACCCACGCCCTCCCTTGATGAATCGGTAGCCTACCTTCGTTCCATCTGAAGTACTACGCCTGCGTCCACTGAAAATGAGAACCTCGTTAGGTTGGCAGATTTTCAGGTTTGCCCGCACGATACCAAACACTGCAAGGATTGCCGTAACGAGAACTCCACTAATAACAACGATTGTTTCCATTTTGAGAAATTGTATGATAACAGAGGCGGCTCAACTGGAATGAAGCACCTTCCAAGCCTTGAGTACGAAAACTACACTTCAATTCTGGTTGAGTTCGAGAATCACACTCTTAATTATGCTAAGAGCTTTTAGTTCGTTTAAACATGGCTCTTCAACGTCTACGGCCTAATACCACGGAGGAAAGTATATGAGACCCGCAAGTATTTTCTAGCTGAACCGGAGCGAGACAAGTGCAGATGCAAACTGAAGCAACCCGTAGGCATGTCCGCTCGGAGTGCTCGACCCGCCTATCTAAGGACACAGCTTTAGGAAAACTTATGTCTTCAATACCTCCGCTACGGCTCCCTCCATACGAACAACTACAACCTCCTCTCCTTGAACAAAGGCCTCTTCCGCTTCTTCAAATCCACGCGCCTTGAATTGCATACGCTGCCCTTTTGTTACCAAAACGATTTTTCCTACATCTGAACGCCCAAATGGAATGATCACTTTGGCGGTCCGGCCAGTGAGATCCGAAGATGTAACCTCACTGGAAATGTGTGCATAGCCAACACGCTTGATCACATAATTTCCGCCGATCCCAACCGTTAGGCCGACGGCCAGCGAAGCGAACAGTCGTACAATTTCATTCACGTTTGCAAAAGGCAATAACACGCCACACATACCAAAGAACGCTGCAAACAGAAAGATCGTACGTACTGAGAATAGGTCAACCCAACCTGCTCCTACATCCGAATCCAATTCCATATCGGCGTCGAGGTCTGCGTCCAGATCCACATCTAGGTCCGCATCCAAGTCAGCATCAAGATCTGAGTCACCTCCACCGATCAAGGAAAGTAAAACAAAAACTCCACCAACAATGAGACTGATCCAATACAATGCGTCCATTCCAAATCGGGTACAAAACTACACCTGCAACCGAGTAGCACGCCAAGGGGTCCCAATTATTACCATCTCTTTCATGCCTTGCTCTGCAAAGAATACGCCCACTATTCACGATTCCAAAACACCCTCTGTTTGCGCCGCTGTTGGATTCATCGTGGGTCCCGAAACCTCGCGAACGAAAAAGCCGAGGCCCCTAGAGAAAAACCTCTGGGACCTCGGCCGGTACTCTGACTCGCTCGAATGCGAAACTAAAATAGGAAATCGTGTCTCACTCTGTGACACAAAATGAGCTCATGGGGGATTCGTTACTCATTGCCTGCCTTGGCAACTCCAGACATGGCTCCACACCCTTAGTCGGTGATTGGTTTATTCGCAGGTTGGTCATCCCAAATTCAACCAGTTTAACAAACCTGTGCAGACAAGCCCCATAAGTTTCCGATACCATTCCCCTGATCAACGTACAGGAGTCACCGCTGCCACATCCTCCTCTCTGGTTCGAACGCGAATTACGCGTTCAGCCGGGAACACGAAAATCTTACCGTCACCGACATTACCTGTGGCTGCAGCACTGCAAATTGCGTCCACAGCAACATCAACAAAATCATCAGAGACACCGATGTCAATCATGAATTTATCTTTTAATTCCATTTTCGCGGTCGTGCCGCGATACGTTCCTACCACTTCTACTTCACCGCCATGCCCACGCACTTTCGAAACCGTCAGTCCGGTAATATCTGCTGCATAGAGGGCACGAAGTACGTCCGACAGCTTTGATGGCCGGATGATTGCTTTTACGAGTTTCATTTTATTTGATGTTTTATTTGTTGCCGTTTTTGATACCATTGACGCGTGCAGGTGCCTCTGTCTCATGAAGCAGGACGGCCCCTTCTCCCGTTGCATATGCTTCTTCTCCATGCGCCACAAGATCCATCCCTAAGCCTTCATCAAAGGATTCAGCCCGCAAACCAACCACTAATCCAATCACCTTCAGAATGACATATGTCAAGCCGCCGCTATATACTGCAACGGCAGCAACGGACAAAGCCTGGATCCCAAGTTGTCCAAAATCCCCGCTGAAAAATAGCCCCTGAACATCTCCTCCAAATGCTGTTGTTGCCAACATTCCTGTCAATAATGCTCCCATAATTCCTCCCATACCATGGGCAGCAAACACATCCAACGAATCATCCAGGCTTGTTCTAGTGCGCCATTTGATGATAAAATAGCTCGGGATTACCGCAATTGCTCCCAGGATGATCGCTCCTCCGGGGCTCACGAATCCTGCAGCCGGTGTGATGGCCACCAAGCCAACAACAATGCCTGTGGCAATGCCAACGGCCGTAACTTTTCCCGTGGTAAACTGATCCAACAGAGTCCAGACAAAAACACCGGCTGCCGGTGCAAGCAATGTATTGACAAGCGCCAGAGCAGCAATCCCATCTGCTGCAAGCGCACTCCCACCATTAAATCCAAACCATCCAAACCAGAGAACACCAGCCCCCAGAAGTACGAAGGGGACATTATGAGGCAGAAGTGCTTCCCGCCCATAATCCTTGCGCGGGCCCAGCACCCGTGCGGCCACTATCGCTGCAATTCCTGCATTTACATGGACAACTGCACCCCCGGCAAAGTCCAAGGCACCGAGTTCACCGAGCCATCCACCTCCCCACACCCAATGGCACACTGGTGCATAGACGATCAACCCCCAGAGACCAATGAATATGACATAAGGGATAAATTTCATTCGCTCAACAACTGCACCAGATATGAGCGCGGCAGTAATGATGGCAAACGTTCCCTGAAATCCCATGAAAAGCATGTCCGGGATTGTACCATTGGGATCCAACCCAACACCGCTTAGAAAAGCCATTGAGAGATCGCCAAACCAGGCATTCCCTGAGCCAAATGCAAGCGAATATCCAGCAATTGCCCACAGTGTGCCGGAAACCCCCAGAGCCACAAAGCTCATCATCATTGTATTGAGTGCATTCTTCGAACGGACAAGCCCGCCGTAAAAGAACGCCAGCGCGGGGGTCATCAGCAAAACAAGAGCCGTGGAAATCAGCAACCACGCCGTATCTGCACCGCTGATAGAAGCTACTGCATCTGCTTCTTGGGCAAAAGCTGAGAAAGGCATCAGCAGACCCAATCCTGCCAATGCATAAAGTTTTTTATAAGGCATTGTTTTCCAGATTTATTAAGGACGAAGCAAGTAAAGACCGCAATAATTTAGGAAAAATAATTACAATAGCCAAACAATTCAGGAAATTTTTGTGTTTTTCCGACTGTTTTTAAGAAAAATTGTTTACTTTCGGGGGGACAGACAACCCCGCAAGTCTTGACATGCACCCAGTGAAACCGTCTGCCGCTTTGGTCTACTCCGTAAAGGGGTGGGCTGTGAGTCCTTAATCGGAGTTCATGATGAACAGAGGGGCATCCTGGAGATCCTTGAAATTGGGACGAAGCCGCTCAACATTATAGAATTTTTCAATATCCACCACTTTGTGTGGTCCGTTAATGACTTCCATCGAGATATTTCCATACACCCCATTACGAATATTCACCAAACGCCCCGATGTGCCTTCCAGAATTAAATCCAGAGCTAAATTACCATACGCCATCGGTACGACAGAATCCAAGGCATCCGGCACTCCACAACGCACCAAATATCCCAGTCGCTGATTCACAACATTGATCCGTTTACCCTGATTATAAGTTGGTGATCGCTCCTTCAATTCTTTGCCAACCCGATCTCCAATTCCTCCTAGCTTCGCGTGCCCGTACTGGTCCTTCTCAGATCCCAGAAAGGACATCTCATCATCCCCTCTGATTTTTGCCCCCTCAGAAACCAATACGACAGAGTAGCGGCTGGGATGTCGATTCCGATCGTAGACCATCAGGTCCGTTAATTTATCCATATTAAAATCGATTTCGGGTATCACACAGCGATCCGCTGCACCAGCCATTGCTGGCAAAAGTGCCGAATAACCCGCATAACGACCAAAAACTTCAATGACCAGAAAGCGCTCATGTGACCCTGCGGAGGTCCGCAGCGTATTGGCCAATTCAATCGTCCTGGTCACGCATGTACCGAACCCGATACAATAATCCGTACCGGGCACATCATTGTCCATGGTTTTAGGGATTGCCACGACCTTCACACCTTCTTTGTGTAAGCGGTAACCATAGCTAAGCGTGTCATCTCCCCCAATTGGGATGAGATAATCAATGCCAAGGTATTCAATGTTCGAGAGTACTGCGGCGGTGACATCATTAATCTCATCCTTGAACTGATCCCGCAAGTGTGCCGGCAGCGTACTCTTCGGCAGGTGGCTTGGCCGCGTGCGTGAGCTATGTAAGAATGTCCCCCCTGTGCGTGCAGCTGCATTCACTATGGACTCCTTAAGTTCTTGCACACTTCCTGAGTTGTCCACCTCGGGATCCTGAACAAGATCGACCAGTCCTGCCCATCCTCGCTTGATTCCGAGTACCCTGTA is a window encoding:
- a CDS encoding flotillin family protein, with protein sequence METIVVISGVLVTAILAVFGIVRANLKICQPNEVLIFSGRRRSTSDGTKVGYRFIKGGRGFRIPLLEQVDRIRLNTIPLDLTVQNAYSKGGIPLTVRAIANVKVASNESELANAVERLLGKDPHEIQMIAKETLEGNLRGVLATLTPEEVNEDRLKFAKELLAEADIDLSNLGLQLDTMKIQSVEDDAGYLDAIGRQQSAHIIAAARVAEAEKREQARLAETNADKSIEQAENDLRILKAQLSAKSAAEEARIDVAAEVSAAQARQQLAIEEIELAEKRQRADVVVAAEAERQAKEEIAKGNAARIFEDGQAEVEVLRQKLALWQEAGPNAERLFLIQMLPDILKQVVQTVDNLSIDKLTVVDSGNGTGVPSVFNQIAGSTPALLESLKASTGIDIATMLSGASGAPEKDE
- a CDS encoding P-II family nitrogen regulator, which encodes MKLVKAIIRPSKLSDVLRALYAADITGLTVSKVRGHGGEVEVVGTYRGTTAKMELKDKFMIDIGVSDDFVDVAVDAICSAAATGNVGDGKIFVFPAERVIRVRTREEDVAAVTPVR
- a CDS encoding ammonium transporter — its product is MPYKKLYALAGLGLLMPFSAFAQEADAVASISGADTAWLLISTALVLLMTPALAFFYGGLVRSKNALNTMMMSFVALGVSGTLWAIAGYSLAFGSGNAWFGDLSMAFLSGVGLDPNGTIPDMLFMGFQGTFAIITAALISGAVVERMKFIPYVIFIGLWGLIVYAPVCHWVWGGGWLGELGALDFAGGAVVHVNAGIAAIVAARVLGPRKDYGREALLPHNVPFVLLGAGVLWFGWFGFNGGSALAADGIAALALVNTLLAPAAGVFVWTLLDQFTTGKVTAVGIATGIVVGLVAITPAAGFVSPGGAIILGAIAVIPSYFIIKWRTRTSLDDSLDVFAAHGMGGIMGALLTGMLATTAFGGDVQGLFFSGDFGQLGIQALSVAAVAVYSGGLTYVILKVIGLVVGLRAESFDEGLGMDLVAHGEEAYATGEGAVLLHETEAPARVNGIKNGNK
- a CDS encoding phosphofructokinase translates to MAYKGTIGILTGGGDVPGLNPAIRAVTVRALREGYRVLGIKRGWAGLVDLVQDPEVDNSGSVQELKESIVNAAARTGGTFLHSSRTRPSHLPKSTLPAHLRDQFKDEINDVTAAVLSNIEYLGIDYLIPIGGDDTLSYGYRLHKEGVKVVAIPKTMDNDVPGTDYCIGFGTCVTRTIELANTLRTSAGSHERFLVIEVFGRYAGYSALLPAMAGAADRCVIPEIDFNMDKLTDLMVYDRNRHPSRYSVVLVSEGAKIRGDDEMSFLGSEKDQYGHAKLGGIGDRVGKELKERSPTYNQGKRINVVNQRLGYLVRCGVPDALDSVVPMAYGNLALDLILEGTSGRLVNIRNGVYGNISMEVINGPHKVVDIEKFYNVERLRPNFKDLQDAPLFIMNSD